CGACAGCCGCATACGGCGCCTTCGGAAAGAGTGCGGAATTGCCCGACATCAACACGACGGAACCCGATGTTTCCTTCAACGCGGGCCACGCCGCCATCGTCAACCGGCGCGCGCCGTGCAGCTTCAATGCGAGACCGCGATCCCACTGTTCGTCGGTCATCTCGAACACGTCGATTTGCGGCACCGCGCCCGCGATGTTGAGCAACGCGTCGATCCGCCCGAAGTTCGCGAGCGTTTGATCGACGACTTCCTGCGCCGCATTCGGCAACGACAGATCGATATCGATTGCCAGCGTTTTTGCGCCTGCATCGACAACCGCCTGCGCGGTTTCCTCCAGATTCTCGCGATTGCGCGCCACCAGCACGACCGCGCCAAAGTCCTTCGCCAGTCTGATCGCCGTCGAACGCCCGATACCCTGGCTTGCGCCCGTGACGATCGCTACTTTGCTGGACATGTGATCTCTCCTCGATGATGGATGAACAGGCGTTAGAGCACGACGACCATCTTGCCGACGGCTTCGTTCGCTTCCATCACGCGATGTGCTTCGCGGATCTCATCGAAGGCGAACACACGCGACGGCTTCGCGTTGAAACGGCCCGCGGCGATATCGGCGGCGATGGATTGCAGCGGCACATCGGAGACGGGAAAGCCCGGCGTGCCGAACACGAAGCTGCCGAAGAACGTCCAGTACACGCCACTAGGCATCTGCAGCAACGGATTGAAGTCGGGAATCGGCGCGAGACCGCCGAGCCAGCCAGCGAGACACACGCGGCCGCCACGGCGCACCATCGCGAGCGAGTCGAGGATCGTGCTGTTGCCGACGAGATCGAGCACGGCATCGATCTGCTTCGCTTCGGCGATACGCTTCGACAGATCCGGGCCTTCCAGTTCGACACGCGACGCACCCAGCGCTTCGAGCTTCGCGAAACGCGCCGGGCTGCGCGTCGTCGCGATCACTTTTGCGCCTGCATTCACAGCGAGATTGACGGCAGCCTGTCCGAACGACGACGTCGCGCCGCGAATCACCACCGTTTGCCCCGCGCTGATTTCGAGGTTGCGGAACAGGCAGGTCCACGCCGTCGCGTAGGTTTCCGGAATCGCCGCGAGTTCGGCCCACGGCAAATCCGATTCGATCAGCGCGACGTTCGACACGGGCGCTCGCGTGTATTCCGCATAGCTGCCGTTGATCGTGCGTCCCAGGCCGCCCATCAGCGCGGCCACTTTCGCGCCGACAGGAAACTCGCCGCCCGGACACGACTTCACGATGCCCACGCATTCGATGCCGCTCACCTTCGCGGCTTCTGCCCATTCGCCGCGCCGCATGTGCATTTCGGCGTGGTTGATGCCGAACGCCTTGATTTCGATGACGACATGACCTTCCAGCGGTTCAGGTTCCGGCAGTTCCGTATAGACGAGGCTGTCGAGACCGCCGAACTTTTCGAGCACGATTGCGCGCATGAGGATTCTCCTAACGTAGACGATGCGTCGGACGACGCGGTGTTGTTGAGCGGACGCAAGTCCGTCCGTCGATTTCAGTGAAGCAGGAATTCGGAAATGGCAGCGGCGATATCGGCCGCATGCGTTTCGAGCGCAAAGTGACCCGTATCGAAGAAACGCACGTCGGCGTTCGGCAGGTCGCGCTTGAAGGCTTCGGCGCCCGGCGGCAGAAAGAACGGATCGTGCTCGCCCCACACGGCGAGAAACGGCGGCTGGTACGTGCGGAAGTACGCTTGAAACGCCGGATACAACGCGACGTTGCTTTGATAGTCGCCGAACAGATCGAGCTGTATGTCGTGCGCGCCGGGGCGGTTCATGTAGTAGTCGTCGAGCGAGTAACCGTCGGGCGACACGGCCGTCGGATCGCTCACGCCATGTGTGTATTGCCAGACCGTTGTGTCCTTCGCCAGCAGCGCGCGCAGCGCGTCGCGGTTCGCCTGCGACGGCTCCTTCCAGTACGCCTGAATCGGATTCCAGCCGTCGCTCAATCCTTCCACATACGCATTGCCGTTCTGCGAAACGATCGCGGTGATGCGCTCGGGATGCTTCAGCGCGAGCCGGAAGCCCGTCGGCGCGCCGTAATCGAAAACGTACACGGCGAAGCGGTCGAAGCCGATCACTTCCGTGAACCGGTCGATCACGTTGGCGAGGTTATCGAACGTATATGCGAAATCGTCACGCGACGGCATGTCCGACTGGCCAAAACCCGGCAGATCCGGCGCGACGATGTGAAAGCGGTCGGCGAGCAGCGGAATCAGGTCGCGGAACATATGACTTGAACTCGGAAAGCCGTGCAGCAACAGCAGCTTCGGCGCGCCGGGGCGGCCGGCTTCCCGATAGAACACGTTGAAACCGTCAACGTCGGCGTGGCGATGAGCAATCGAGGGCATGGCGTTCTCTCCGTAAAGCGGATCTTTTCGTTCCGCAGTCTGTGTAACCGCATAAAGCATGTGAAAGAGGTTACAAATTGCAGATGTAACTTGTCAAGAGCTTTTTTAGCGGTTACCATTAATTCATCGTTACGTCGCTCTTCATAGCAATGGACTACCACCCAATTCCCGCGATCTTCGTGGCCGATGCGCCCGGCCTCGACTTCCTGAACTCGGTTGCAACGCCCGTCGACGAGCCCGTCGACTGGATCAGCGACGGCGAAGGCCTGCTCGATTGGCTGGCGCAGGCGGGCATGGCGCCGCCTGACGCGCTCGCGGACATCCGCGCCCGTTCGACGCCGGAAGAACTCGATGAAATCGCGGCGCAGGCGCGCGCGCTGCGCGAGTGGTTTCGCGCGTATGTGAAGTCCAGGAAAGGGCACGCGCTGTCGGCCGACGATCTGCGCGATCTGGAGCCGTTGAACCAGCTGCTCGCGCGCGACGCGCAGCATGGCGAGATCGTCGCGAGCGAGTCGGGAGAAGGAGGCGTGTTTTCGTTACGTGCGAGGCGGCGCTGGCAGTCGGCGGAATCGTTGTTGATGCCGATTGCCGAAGCGCTGGGGAAGCTCGTCTGCGAAGAGGACTTCACGCACGTGAAGGCGTGTGAAGGTCCGAAGTGCACGCTGCTGTTCGCCGATCACACGCGCGGTCACGCACGCAGGTGGTGCAGCATGGCGATCTGCGGCAATCGTGCGAAGGTGGCTGCGCATCGCGCAAGGCTGAAGGAAAGCAAGGGTGCGTGACGCGCCAGGCTATCTGTCGAAGCACAATCCATTCGATTGACGCCAGCCAGGCAACAGTCGACACGTGCGCGAATCTTCTCCGCAATGCACCGGACGCGCACGTCACCGCATCGCGCTGATAAAACGCGCGGGCGCGAAGCCCGCTGACATTGATCCCGCAGTCCGGCTGCGCTTGACACCGCAAGTGCCGCGCCGGGTGTGCTCTGCTGTGTGCCGCGAAACCCGAACGGCAACGCTCGTACATACCATCGCATGGCTTGCGGAACACCATCGTCTGATGGTGTGCGGTCCCGCAACGGGACGTAAATAGCGCCATCCGCCGCTCGCGTCGGCGATCCTTCCCGCCGCTTCCACTTCGAGAATTCCTGGCGTTCCCACGTCAGGAAAGTGCCTTACGCAAGGAGATTTGCAATGAAAGTCGTGCTTGTACTGACCTCGCACAATCAGCTGGGCAACACCGGTAAGCCGACCGGTTTCTGGCTCGAAGAATTCACTGCTCCCTATTACGTGTTCACCGATGCGGGCGCCTCTGTCACGGTCGCGTCTCCGAAAGGCGGACACCCGCCCATCGATCCGCGAAGCGACGACCCGAACAATCAGACCGATTCGATGCTGCGTTTCAAGGAAGATTCTGCAACGCAGAAGGTGCTGGCCAATAGCGCGACGCTCTCCAGCATCAAGGCCGATGACTACGACACGATCTTCTACGCGGGCGGTCATGGCCCGATGTGGGATCTGACCAACGACAAGGACTCGATCGCGTTGATCGAAAGCTTCTACAACGCGGGCAAGCCTGTTGCCGCCGTGTGTCATGGACCTTGCGTGCTGCTCAAGGCGACGTATCAGGGACAACCGCTCGTCAAGGGCAAGCGCGTCACCTGCTTTACCAACGACGAAGAAGAAGCAGTCGGGTTGACGAAGGTCATGCCGTTTCTCGTCGAAGACGAACTCAAGCGGCTGGGCGGCCACTTCGAGAAAGTTGCCAACTGGGGCGTGCTCAGCATTGTCGATGGACATCTGATCACGGGGCAGAATCCGGCGTCGTCGGGACCGACTGCGAAAGAGTTGCTGAAGGTGATGCAGCGCTGATGCGCGTGCGCTTTGCGCATGTGTCCACGACAGGAGGTATCGATGAACGCAACCACGAACTCCATGCAGATCAAAACGACCCGCTTATCCCCGGCATACTGGCGCGTCACGATCGACAATCCGCCCGTCAATGTGATGAGGCCGGCGATGGTCACGCAATTTCATGACCTCATTCAAGCGCTCGAATCCGACGAGCAGGTGAAGGTGGTGGTATTCGACAGCGCGGTCGATGGCTACTTTCTGAATCACTCGGATTTCCTCGCGAATCTCGATGACATGACGTCGCTTCCGCCCGGTCCCACAGGCTTGCCGCAATGGCCCGACTTTCTCGCGCGGTTGACGCGCGCGCCTGTCGTTTCCATCGCGCTTATCCGCGGACGCGCGACGGGAAACGGCAGCGAGATCGCGCTTGCCTGCGACATGAGCTTCGCAAGCCGCGAGAAGGCCATCATTTCTCAATGGGAAGTGGGCGTCGGCATGGTCGCGGGCGGCGGACCGATGGCGCGCCTGCCTGCGCTGATCGGCCGTAACCGCGCGCTGGAAGTGCTGTTGAGTTCGGAAGACATCACGGGCGAGCAGGCCGAAGCATACGGCTATGTGAACCGGTCGCTGGCGGATGCCGAACTCGATGCTTATGTCGATGCACTCGCCAACCGGATTGCAGGCTTCGACAAATGGGCCATCGCCAATACCAAGCGTCTCGTCAACACGAGCTTGCCGCCCGACGTCGAGCTTGGCGCGGGTTGGGATGCGTGCATGGCGTCGCTCGGACGGCCTGCCGCGCAGGAAGGCATCAAGGCGTTGATCGCGCGCGGATTTCATCAGGCAGGGGATGTCGAAGAGCGGATCGGCTATTACCTCGGGCAACTCGCGCGCTAGAACGCGAGCAGTCGATGCAATGAAACTCAGGCCGGGAATGCATCTCCCGGCTTTTTTACTTTCTGCATGCGCTTGCGCAGTAGTTATCTGTGAATCAGATAGCGCTATGCAATCCCTTCGCTTGATGTTCATTTCCATCGATGCCACTGTGTGGCATTGACGTTGTGCACAAGCAGCACGGCTCATCAGAACATCGAGAGTGACTTGCAATCGAACGCACGCGTGTGTCGATTGCGGCATTCATCCATGGAGACGGAGATTCAGATATGAGTTCACTCACTACGGTCGAGCGCATTGCGAAGTTTGCAGACAACGCTCAACTGTCGCATCTGTCGGAAGCATCGAAGGCGCTATTCCGGCGCAACATTCTCGATAGTCTGGGCTGCGCCATCGCGGCGTTGCCGGGCGCGCCATTCGCCGCGCTTCGAGATCAGTTCAATGAATATCGCGGCACGCAGCAGGGTTCGTGCACGCTGATCGGCGGCGGCACCGCAGCGCCTGACGAAGCCGCGCTCTACAACTCCGGACTCGTGCGTTATGTGGATCTACTCGATAGCTACATGTCGCCGGGAGGACTGTGTCATCCGAGCGATAACTTCGGCGCGATCCTCGCGGCGTCCGAACATGCGGCGGCATCGGGTGCCGATTTTATGCTCGCGCTTGCCGTGGCCTATGAAATCGAGTCGCGCATTACGGCTGTCGTGCCCGTGATGGCGAAGGGCTTCAATCACGCGATCCAGCTCGCGGCTTCGGCAGCGGCCGGCGCAGGCAAGCTCTTCGGACTGACGGCGGAGCAGATCGCACATGCCGTTGCCATCGCGACTGTCGACAACATATCGCTGACGTGCGTGCATTCGGAGCCGGTTTCGCAGTGGAAGGGCTTCTCGCCCGGCATCACGGGCATGCGTGCCGTGTATGCGGCATCGCTGGCGAAGCGTGGTTTTACGGGGCCGCTCAGGCTGTTCGAAGGACCGAACGGTCTCGAACGCATGTTCGACCAGCCTGTCGATATCGATTGGGAAGATCCCGCGCTCGACATCGTTCACCAGACCGTGATGAAGAAGTACTGCTCGCTGATTCATGGGCAACCGGTTCTCGAGGCGACGCTCGCGCTTCGGCGAGAACATGGCATCGATGCCAAAGAAGTCGAAGCAGTGAAATGCGACATCTTTCAGATGGGCTATGACATCGCGGGCGGTGGCAGCTTCGGCGCGAAAGATCATCCGACGACAAAGGAACAGGCCGACTACAACCTCAAGTACCTCATTGCAGCAGCGTTGCTCGACGGCCAGGTGGGACCGGCGCAACTCGAGACACAGCGCATTCAGGCCGCCGACGCGCAGGCATTGCTGAGCCGCGTAACCGTCGCGCCCGACGCGACTTTCTCGGCGCAGTATCCGCAAGAACTCAATACGCGCGTGACGATCACGCTCAAGAGCGGGCGTGTGCTTTCGAAGGAGCATGTCGGCTTCGAAGGCAGCATCGAGAATCCGCTCACGTGGGCGCGAACCGTCGAGAAATTCAACTGGCTCAGCGAACAATACGCGAGCGACAGTCTGCGAAGCGAGATCATCGAACTCGTGTCGAAGCTGGAAAAACACACAGTCAAAGAGTTGATGCAACTCATGAGCCGGGTCAGCCCGAAAGCAACATTCCCGGCGCGGCATCCGGGGATCCAATAATCTTGTCAGGAGATACTGATGGCACTTATTTCGTGTGATATGCGTTTCGGCCGTACGGACGAGCAGAAGCGCAAGCTTGCAGCGGGCCTGTTACGCATCGTGGGCGAGGCAACGGGCGAAACGAAAGACGACATCTTCGTCGTGTTCCGCGAAGGACGCGGCATCAACTTCGTCGAGCATGGCGAACATCTGCCCGAATATGTCGACGGTGCAGCGAACGACAAAGAACTCATTGCACGCCTCAAATAAAACCCAGGAGACGATACATGCCTTTCATCGAATGCCATATCAAGAAGGGGCTGTCACCCGAGCGCCGTGAACAATTGATGCGCGACATCATTCAGGTGACGCACGATTCGATCGGCTCGGACCCGAAGATCATCAATGTGATCATTCACGAGCATCCCGCCGAAAACATCAGCATTTCGAGCCGGATCAATGGCGAGGAGTTCAGGCGTGCAACGGCGGCCTGACCGTTCCTGAAGATCGCTTCAGCCACGCAGCCTGAGCAATGCGTGGTCGAATGATGATTGCCTTCACTCCGCGACGAGCGGCGTCTATGCTCTACCTGTAGTCATATCCGCTGAATCCGGTGTCGGGATATCGTCGACGGGAGATCATGTCATGGCTGACGGAAAACGTCTGTTCGCTGCCCTTGTCGCTTCGATGCTTCTAGCCAGTACTTCGGACATGTCATGGGCGACGGAGCAGGCCCAGCAACGCCGTGCCGGGCGCGACGTCCGGCAGGAAACCCGCCAGGGTTCGCGGCATACCAAGCATGACTGCCGCGCCGCGGATCAGAAAAGCAATTCGCAATGCCGGCAGGACAAGCGGGACACCAAACAGCACGGACGGCAGGCGGCGCGCGACATCAAGTACTGAGCGCAATGCATAAGCATGCTGCTTTTCGGGCGAAGCAAAAAAATAAAAGTACTGGTATGCGACCAAAGTCCAATTGAATATTGTGGAAGCAGGTCCGATAGTACCTGTAGGTCGGATGGGAACTGCTTTGCATCGGATGCGCTTCGTGAATGGAAGTGGGGCGCATCGCCGACGCATCAAGGGCCGCCGCGCCATTAAAAGCTTACTCACACGAACACCGTAATACGGCTGTCACGCGTAGAACCCGGATGATCAATTCCGGTGAAGAACCCCGAAAAGCTGAGAAACATTCGCAAGAGAGTTCAGGCGGAAATCGTCTAGACAGAAGCGGTCGCGATATCCGTAGCGCCCTGCACGAGCAACGAGAGCTTGTCGCCTGATCGCGGATGAGTCGCGAGGTGACCTGGCGGGAG
This Paraburkholderia sabiae DNA region includes the following protein-coding sequences:
- a CDS encoding SDR family oxidoreductase; this translates as MSSKVAIVTGASQGIGRSTAIRLAKDFGAVVLVARNRENLEETAQAVVDAGAKTLAIDIDLSLPNAAQEVVDQTLANFGRIDALLNIAGAVPQIDVFEMTDEQWDRGLALKLHGARRLTMAAWPALKETSGSVVLMSGNSALFPKAPYAAVGTINAAIVALAKAFSDRGIEDGVQVNSVLPGPVMTGRRQSYLEHWAPLHDMTVEEATAKFPKEAGIARYGTPEEIAELMAFIVSPGAHWMTGSTLRMDGGEVKSI
- a CDS encoding zinc-binding alcohol dehydrogenase family protein; this translates as MRAIVLEKFGGLDSLVYTELPEPEPLEGHVVIEIKAFGINHAEMHMRRGEWAEAAKVSGIECVGIVKSCPGGEFPVGAKVAALMGGLGRTINGSYAEYTRAPVSNVALIESDLPWAELAAIPETYATAWTCLFRNLEISAGQTVVIRGATSSFGQAAVNLAVNAGAKVIATTRSPARFAKLEALGASRVELEGPDLSKRIAEAKQIDAVLDLVGNSTILDSLAMVRRGGRVCLAGWLGGLAPIPDFNPLLQMPSGVYWTFFGSFVFGTPGFPVSDVPLQSIAADIAAGRFNAKPSRVFAFDEIREAHRVMEANEAVGKMVVVL
- a CDS encoding alpha/beta fold hydrolase, with product MPSIAHRHADVDGFNVFYREAGRPGAPKLLLLHGFPSSSHMFRDLIPLLADRFHIVAPDLPGFGQSDMPSRDDFAYTFDNLANVIDRFTEVIGFDRFAVYVFDYGAPTGFRLALKHPERITAIVSQNGNAYVEGLSDGWNPIQAYWKEPSQANRDALRALLAKDTTVWQYTHGVSDPTAVSPDGYSLDDYYMNRPGAHDIQLDLFGDYQSNVALYPAFQAYFRTYQPPFLAVWGEHDPFFLPPGAEAFKRDLPNADVRFFDTGHFALETHAADIAAAISEFLLH
- a CDS encoding CGNR zinc finger domain-containing protein, with the translated sequence MDYHPIPAIFVADAPGLDFLNSVATPVDEPVDWISDGEGLLDWLAQAGMAPPDALADIRARSTPEELDEIAAQARALREWFRAYVKSRKGHALSADDLRDLEPLNQLLARDAQHGEIVASESGEGGVFSLRARRRWQSAESLLMPIAEALGKLVCEEDFTHVKACEGPKCTLLFADHTRGHARRWCSMAICGNRAKVAAHRARLKESKGA
- a CDS encoding type 1 glutamine amidotransferase domain-containing protein, producing MKVVLVLTSHNQLGNTGKPTGFWLEEFTAPYYVFTDAGASVTVASPKGGHPPIDPRSDDPNNQTDSMLRFKEDSATQKVLANSATLSSIKADDYDTIFYAGGHGPMWDLTNDKDSIALIESFYNAGKPVAAVCHGPCVLLKATYQGQPLVKGKRVTCFTNDEEEAVGLTKVMPFLVEDELKRLGGHFEKVANWGVLSIVDGHLITGQNPASSGPTAKELLKVMQR
- a CDS encoding enoyl-CoA hydratase/isomerase family protein, which gives rise to MNATTNSMQIKTTRLSPAYWRVTIDNPPVNVMRPAMVTQFHDLIQALESDEQVKVVVFDSAVDGYFLNHSDFLANLDDMTSLPPGPTGLPQWPDFLARLTRAPVVSIALIRGRATGNGSEIALACDMSFASREKAIISQWEVGVGMVAGGGPMARLPALIGRNRALEVLLSSEDITGEQAEAYGYVNRSLADAELDAYVDALANRIAGFDKWAIANTKRLVNTSLPPDVELGAGWDACMASLGRPAAQEGIKALIARGFHQAGDVEERIGYYLGQLAR
- a CDS encoding MmgE/PrpD family protein, giving the protein MSSLTTVERIAKFADNAQLSHLSEASKALFRRNILDSLGCAIAALPGAPFAALRDQFNEYRGTQQGSCTLIGGGTAAPDEAALYNSGLVRYVDLLDSYMSPGGLCHPSDNFGAILAASEHAAASGADFMLALAVAYEIESRITAVVPVMAKGFNHAIQLAASAAAGAGKLFGLTAEQIAHAVAIATVDNISLTCVHSEPVSQWKGFSPGITGMRAVYAASLAKRGFTGPLRLFEGPNGLERMFDQPVDIDWEDPALDIVHQTVMKKYCSLIHGQPVLEATLALRREHGIDAKEVEAVKCDIFQMGYDIAGGGSFGAKDHPTTKEQADYNLKYLIAAALLDGQVGPAQLETQRIQAADAQALLSRVTVAPDATFSAQYPQELNTRVTITLKSGRVLSKEHVGFEGSIENPLTWARTVEKFNWLSEQYASDSLRSEIIELVSKLEKHTVKELMQLMSRVSPKATFPARHPGIQ
- a CDS encoding tautomerase family protein, with the protein product MALISCDMRFGRTDEQKRKLAAGLLRIVGEATGETKDDIFVVFREGRGINFVEHGEHLPEYVDGAANDKELIARLK
- a CDS encoding tautomerase family protein, which translates into the protein MPFIECHIKKGLSPERREQLMRDIIQVTHDSIGSDPKIINVIIHEHPAENISISSRINGEEFRRATAA